In Centroberyx gerrardi isolate f3 chromosome 11, fCenGer3.hap1.cur.20231027, whole genome shotgun sequence, the following are encoded in one genomic region:
- the LOC139910822 gene encoding alpha-crystallin B chain-like produces the protein MDIPIQYPWYRRTFTPRLSDMPSAESLSDWPLIWPFSWSFPWMRPSYMRWFNWPDNGHSEMHVEKDRYVIYLDVKHFSPEEVSVTISEDFITIHAKHDDRQDDHGFVSREFLRKYKLPAGVSGAEVTSSLSCDGVLTVTAPRSSSSPERSIPVAYEDGTAKQKK, from the exons ATGGATATCCCCATCCAGTATCCCTGGTACCGCCGCACTTTCACCCCTCGGCTTTCTGACATGCCCTCAGCCGAATCTCTCTCTGATTGGCCACTTATCTGGCCCTTCTCTTGGTCCTTCCCCTGGATGCGCCCCTCCTACATGCGCTGGTTCAACTGGCCCGACAACGGACACTCTGAG ATGCATGTGGAAAAGGACCGATACGTCATTTATCTGGATGTGAAGCATTTCTCCCCAGAGGAGGTGTCTGTCACCATCAGTGAGGATTTCATCACAATACATGCCAAGCATGatgacagacag GACGACCACGGGTTTGTGTCGAGGGAATTTCTGAGGAAGTACAAGCTCCCTGCGGGCGTGTCAGGTGCTGAAGTCACTTCCAGTCTGTCGTGTGACGGTGTGCTGACAGTCACCGCGCCTCGGTCATCCTCCAGCCCAGAGCGCAGTATTCCTGTCGCCTATGAAGATGGAACGGCAAAACAGAAAAAGTAG
- the mia gene encoding melanoma-derived growth regulatory protein, with protein MSCKLWLTVLVCIWLPFSEAERQMPKLSDKKLCADSECSHPILIARALQDYYPGDCRFIPIRQGQLIYVYAMLKDRGNLFWAGSVQDSYYGQQEARIGHFPSSVVEETHALMPATTEVKTTKWDFYCY; from the exons ATGTCTTGCAAACTTTGGCTCACTGTGCTGGTGTGTATTTGGCTGCCGTTCTCTGAGGCTGAAAGACAGATGCCCAAACTCTCTGACAAGAAACTCTGCGCTGATTCCGAGTGTAGCC ACCCCATCTTGATAGCCCGTGCCCTGCAGGACTACTACCCCGGAGACTGCAGGTTCATCCCCATCAGACAAGGACAGCTCATCTACGTCTATGCCATGCTGAAGGACAGAGGGAACCTCTTCTGGGCCGGCAGC GTGCAGGACTCCTACTATGGGCAGCAGGAGGCTCGCATTGGCCACTTCCCCAGCAGTGTAGTGGAGGAGACACACGCTCTCATGCCAGCTACCACCGAGGTCAAGACTACT AAATGGGACTTCTACTGTTACTGA